A region from the Caldisalinibacter kiritimatiensis genome encodes:
- a CDS encoding SpoIIE family protein phosphatase — MLSENREVKHEGKIKSHKRLTYDILDGMVDWVRVIDENGMIIYANKTMEKCLGKKIVGEKCYEVLGKNRPCKTCITKKTIKAGVGQKKEEYVNGKIFSVKSSPVRDVNGNIYAAVEVFRDVTRERKLEQQLLKKNEKMSKDLEFARALQKKILPTKGRYGSIEIDYLYRPSEMLSGDMFDVFNIDGEHTGIYISDVVGHGVTASMMTMFVRQTMRSIKSEILSPAEAISELHKRFLDLHLDDDKYFTIFYGVMNRRYNTFTYVNGGHNSVPIVLNNEGLKLLESRGYPVCSLFEKIEYQESTIKLEKGDKVLFYTDGIVEAKNSKEEQFGLDRLLDIIKKEGKNTNLINLIENEIDGFNFGYQEDDYAVIKMKVLE; from the coding sequence ATGTTAAGCGAAAATAGAGAAGTAAAACATGAAGGTAAGATAAAAAGTCATAAAAGACTTACATATGATATATTAGATGGCATGGTAGATTGGGTAAGGGTTATAGATGAAAATGGAATGATTATATATGCCAATAAGACTATGGAAAAATGTCTAGGTAAAAAAATAGTTGGAGAGAAATGTTATGAGGTTTTAGGAAAGAATAGACCTTGTAAGACATGTATAACTAAAAAAACTATCAAAGCAGGTGTCGGACAGAAAAAGGAAGAGTATGTAAATGGTAAGATTTTTTCAGTAAAAAGTTCTCCAGTAAGGGATGTTAATGGAAATATCTATGCTGCAGTAGAGGTTTTTAGGGATGTAACTAGAGAGAGAAAATTAGAGCAGCAATTATTAAAGAAGAATGAAAAAATGAGTAAAGATTTAGAGTTTGCTAGAGCTTTACAGAAAAAAATATTACCTACAAAAGGTAGATATGGTTCTATTGAAATTGATTATTTATATAGACCATCAGAAATGTTAAGTGGTGATATGTTTGATGTATTTAATATAGATGGAGAACATACAGGTATATATATAAGTGATGTAGTAGGGCATGGAGTAACAGCATCAATGATGACTATGTTTGTTAGACAAACAATGCGCTCAATAAAAAGTGAAATATTAAGTCCTGCAGAAGCTATAAGCGAACTACACAAAAGATTTCTTGACTTACACCTTGATGATGACAAATATTTTACTATATTTTATGGAGTTATGAATAGAAGATATAATACTTTTACTTATGTAAATGGAGGACATAATAGTGTACCTATAGTATTAAATAATGAAGGTTTAAAGCTATTAGAATCAAGGGGATATCCTGTTTGTAGTTTGTTTGAAAAAATAGAGTATCAAGAAAGCACTATAAAATTAGAAAAAGGTGATAAGGTATTATTTTATACAGATGGTATAGTAGAGGCTAAGAATAGTAAAGAAGAACAATTTGGATTAGATAGATTACTGGATATAATTAAAAAAGAAGGTAAGAATACTAATTTAATAAACCTAATTGAGAACGAAATAGATGGATTTAATTTCGGATATCAAGAGGACGATTATGCAGTTATAAAAATGAAGGTCTTAGAGTAA
- a CDS encoding [Fe-Fe] hydrogenase large subunit C-terminal domain-containing protein, whose product MDSRFNDFQNKRMEIFREVVSRAWNGTLKKDLPTLVEKIRHDYNFTNEDDSFIRDQVRVVMGLNPKGDVEFSDEFDIASKLKAVEQPIVTKIDGACKECHEVYEEVPCRDSCKYEAHIYRRSEGPIIENNKCLNCGKCVVNCPFGAIADKIEFIPMVEMLKNKDTQVFATVAPSIVGQFGDDITMGQLRSALKLMGFEDMVEVALFADILTIKEAFEFDHLVTSEDDFYITSCCCPVWVNLVEKHYPKLLEKMAPSISPMIASGRILKEFYPNAKIVFIGPCIAKKAEAKDERLKGDIDFVLTYRELDEIFKALNINLKEMPNDEKDQASFGGRVYARTGGVSFSVKTVVNRIAPRRLIKFKPKKVDGIAECKEVLDDLMNGKVDANFIEGMGCKGGCVGGPRTNIDVDKATHIVNEFGEDSLIMTPFDNMNVMKILKNLGLNKAEQILQKNRVSQLLARERVHKS is encoded by the coding sequence ATGGATAGTAGATTTAATGATTTTCAAAACAAGAGAATGGAGATTTTTAGAGAAGTAGTATCTAGGGCTTGGAATGGAACATTGAAAAAGGATTTACCTACTTTGGTAGAAAAGATAAGACATGATTATAATTTTACCAATGAAGATGATAGTTTTATTAGGGACCAAGTTAGAGTAGTTATGGGCCTTAACCCAAAGGGAGATGTTGAATTTTCGGATGAGTTTGATATTGCTAGTAAATTGAAAGCAGTAGAGCAACCAATAGTGACTAAGATAGATGGTGCATGTAAAGAATGTCACGAAGTATATGAAGAAGTACCCTGCCGTGATTCATGTAAATACGAAGCCCATATATACAGAAGAAGCGAAGGACCAATAATTGAAAATAATAAGTGCTTAAATTGTGGAAAGTGTGTAGTAAATTGTCCATTTGGAGCAATCGCAGATAAAATTGAGTTTATACCAATGGTAGAAATGTTAAAAAACAAAGATACTCAGGTTTTTGCTACTGTTGCTCCATCAATTGTAGGACAGTTTGGTGATGATATAACTATGGGACAGTTAAGGTCAGCACTTAAACTTATGGGATTTGAAGATATGGTTGAAGTAGCCCTTTTTGCAGATATACTAACTATTAAAGAAGCATTTGAATTTGACCATTTAGTAACCAGTGAAGATGATTTTTATATTACGAGTTGTTGTTGTCCAGTATGGGTTAATCTAGTAGAAAAGCATTATCCTAAACTATTAGAAAAAATGGCCCCATCTATATCTCCAATGATAGCTTCTGGTAGAATATTAAAGGAATTTTATCCTAATGCAAAAATAGTTTTCATAGGTCCATGTATAGCTAAAAAAGCAGAAGCTAAAGATGAAAGGCTCAAAGGAGATATTGACTTTGTTTTAACATATAGAGAATTAGATGAAATTTTTAAAGCTTTAAATATTAACCTTAAAGAAATGCCTAACGATGAAAAAGACCAAGCATCCTTTGGAGGAAGGGTATATGCGAGAACTGGAGGAGTAAGTTTTTCAGTAAAAACTGTCGTTAATAGAATAGCTCCAAGGCGACTTATAAAATTTAAACCTAAAAAGGTCGATGGTATAGCTGAATGTAAAGAGGTTTTAGATGACTTAATGAATGGTAAAGTAGATGCTAACTTTATTGAGGGTATGGGCTGTAAAGGTGGATGCGTTGGAGGACCTAGAACTAATATAGATGTCGATAAAGCTACACATATAGTAAATGAGTTTGGTGAGGATTCATTAATAATGACACCATTTGATAATATGAATGTAATGAAAATACTTAAAAATCTTGGACTTAATAAGGCTGAACAGATATTACAAAAGAATAGAGTTTCACAATTATTAGCTAGAGAAAGAGTACATAAGAGCTGA